One window of Phyllostomus discolor isolate MPI-MPIP mPhyDis1 chromosome 15 unlocalized genomic scaffold, mPhyDis1.pri.v3 mPhyDis1_scaffold_1, whole genome shotgun sequence genomic DNA carries:
- the LOC114489313 gene encoding disintegrin and metalloproteinase domain-containing protein 20-like, which produces MSSPTLCHTLSLLPSPLSGPSLGRFSVTISLVASGLGRWLGPGFCEDPPFLHSHGQLSLSGDMRWAEGSVTLRMPLLLLGLWVVLAPAQHSQGRPSWRYISSEVVIPRKELHHGKGVQAPGWLSYSLRFGGQRHVIHMRRKKLFLPRHLVLMTQDDQGTLQVDYPFVPLDCYYFGYLEEVPFSTVTMDTCYGGLIGMMKLDDLAYEIQPLKDSPSFEHIVSQIVADSNATGPMYTLGYKEERHPLFSQVNASAASRLSSKTYASHQGFFKGCLISANSVYRQYNNVSTCAKFLVNLGSLINSMLQNVDIRYYISSLVIYNQGDPTSMSNYNIPGNAFHSHYISNIFLPLRPQTSLVVIQDGPHDNSFTPVLYGICKDTNLLMLGVFSRHYFMLSIIATQLTARSFGFYYDEPECVCQRRTTCIMYRIPLITDAFSNCSMLHASHIINPYKNYCTYSTDFQYFNSSLTLAMCGNSVVDDGEECDCGSFKQCYTNACCQSDCTFRPGSACNTGMCCTNCSFSPPGTLCRPIQNICDLPEYCLGLTSTCPEDVYLQDGTPCSEVSYCYHGNCTDRSVHCKEIFGEGAINAPDACYTMNKRGNRFGHCRRDTIPPTIICADADIQCGRLQCTNVTHLPRLQDHVGFHQSVIQGSLCFGVDLHIGTYTTDVGHVRPGTPCGGGYYCNNSVCNASVADMNYDCEPNKCNYRGVCNSKRNCHCHIGWEPPRCINKGAGGSLDSGPPPRRMRSVRQSDKSVVYFRVVFGRMYAFIAALLFGVATNVKIIKTTPTQETAI; this is translated from the coding sequence ATgtccagccccaccctctgccacaCCCTGTCACTGTTACCTAGTCCCCTCAGTGGACCATCCCTGGGTAGATTTTCTGTCACTATCTCCTTGGTAGCAAGTGGCCTTGGCAGATGGTTGGGACCTGGCTTCTGTGAAGATCCTCCCTTTCTCCATTCCCACGGACAGTTGTCCCTGAGTGGAGACATGAGGTGGGCAGAGGGTTCAGTCACCCTGAGGATGCCCCTCTTGCTCCTTGGGCTCTGGGTGGTGCTGGCTCCAGCACAGCATTCTCAAGGCCGTCCCTCATGGCGCTATATCTCCTCCGAGGTGGTGATTCCAAGGAAGGAGCTGCACCACGGCAAAGGTGTTCAGGCACCAGGTTGGCTCTCCTACAGCCTGAGATTTGGGGGCCAGAGACATGTCATCCACATGCGGCGCAAGAAACTCTTTTTGCCCCGACATCTGGTGCTGATGACTCAGGATGACCAGGGAACCTTGCAGGTAGATTACCCCTTTGTCCCTCTTGACTGTTACTACTTTGGCTACCTGGAGGAGGTTCCTTTCTCTACAGTCACCATGGACACGTGCTATGGGGGCCTGATAGGTATGATGAAGTTGGATGACCTTGCCTATGAAATCCAGCCCCTCAAGGATTCCCCAAGCTTTGAACACATAGTTTCTCAGATAGTGGCAGACTCCAATGCCACTGGACCCATGTATACACTGGGGTACAAAGAAGAGAGGCATCCCCTGTTCTCTCAAGTGAATGCCAGTGCAGCCTCCAGGCTCAGCAGTAAGACGTATGCAAGCCACCAAGGATTTTTCAAAGGATGTCTTATAAGTGCCAATTCAGTTTATAGGCAATACAACAATGTGTCAACATGTGCCAAATTCCTGGTAAATCTAGGTAGTTTAATTAACTCTATGCTCCAAAATGTTGATATAAGATACTACATCAGCTCCCTAGTCATTTATAACCAGGGAGATCCCACCTCCATGAGCAACTATAATATACCAGGGAATGCATTTCATTCCCATTATATAAgcaacatttttcttcctcttcgtCCACAAACAAGCTTAGTTGTGATTCAAGATGGGCCCCATGACAATAGTTTTACCCCAGTCTTATATGGTATCTGCAAAGACACTAATCTCCTCATGCTGGGTGTTTTTTCAAGACATTATTTTATGTTATCAATTATAGCCACTCAATTAACTGCAAGAAGTTTTGGTTTTTACTATGATGAGCCCGAATGTGTTTGCCAGAGAAGGACCACTTGCATCATGTACAGGATCCCTCTGATTACAGATGCCTTCAGTAACTGTTCCATGTTGCATGCATCACACATAATTAATCCTTACAAGAACTACTGTACCTACAGCACTGACTTTCAGTATTTCAATAGTAGCCTGACATTAGCTATGTGTGGAAACTCTGTGGTGGATGATGGAGAGGAGTGTGACTGTGGCTCCTTCAAGCAGTGTTACACCAATGCCTGCTGCCAAAGTGACTGCACCTTTAGACCTGGAAGTGCTtgtaacacaggcatgtgttGCACAAACTGCAGTTTCTCACCCCCGGGGACACTCTGCAGGCCAATCCAGAACATATGTGACCTTCCAGAGTACTGCCTTGGGCTGACCTCCACATGCCCTGAAGATGTGTATCTGCAAGATGGAACCCCATGTAGTGAAGTCAGCTACTGCTATCATGGAAATTGTACCGACCGCAGTGTGCACTGCAAGGAGATCTTTGGTGAAGGTGCAATAAATGCTCCAGATGCCTGCTACACCATGAATAAAAGGGGAAATAGATTTGGACACTGTAGACGTGATACTATCCCCCCGACAATAATATGTGCTGATGCTGACATTCAGTGTGGACGTCTACAGTGTACCAATGTCACACATCTGCCTAGGTTGCAAGACCATGTTGGATTCCATCAGTCTGTGATACAGGGGTCCTTGTGTTTTGGAGTGGATTTACACATTGGGACATACACAACTGATGTTGGTCACGTGAGACCTGGTACCCCCTGTGGTGGTGGGTATTACTGTAACAACAGTGTATGCAATGCTTCTGTTGCTGACATGAACTATGACTGCGAACCTAACAAATGCAACTACAGGGGAGTTTGCAACAGTAAAAGGAACTGCCACTGCCATATAGGCTGGGAACCTCCTCGGTGCATAAACAAAGGTGCTGGAGGGAGTCTCGACAGTGGACCTCCTCCAAGAAGAATGCGGTCAGTGAGACAAAGTGATAAGTCTGTGGTGTACTTTAGGGTGGTCTTTGGGCGCATGTATGCCTTCATAGCTGCCCTCCTTTTTGGAGTGGCCACCAATGTGAAAATAATCAAGACCACTCCCACTCAAGAAACTGCCATATGA